One genomic segment of Gopherus flavomarginatus isolate rGopFla2 chromosome 11, rGopFla2.mat.asm, whole genome shotgun sequence includes these proteins:
- the IFT52 gene encoding intraflagellar transport protein 52 homolog isoform X3 — MEDTEFEVLKKYLEEGGDILVMLGEGGESRYDTNINFLLEEYGIMVNNDAVVRNVYYKYFHPKEALVSNGVLNREISRAAGKAVPGIIDEDNSGNDSQALTFVYPFGATLNVMKPAVAVLSTGSVCFPLNRPILAFYHYKNQGGKMAVLGSCHMFSDQYLDKEENSKIMDVLFQWLITTDIHLNQIDAEDPEISDYTMLPDIATLSERLRVCLQEGDENPRDFTTLFDMSIYQLDTTSLPKVIKSYEQLNVKHEPLQLIQPQFETPLPALQPAVFPPAFRELPPPSLDLFDLDETFSSEKARLAQITNKCTEDDLEFYVRKCGDILGVSNKLPKEQQDAKHILEHIFFQVVEFKKLNQEHDIDTSEAGFQNGY; from the exons ATGGAAGATACAGAG TTTGAGGTTCTGAAGAAATATCTAGAAGAGGGTGGGGATATCCTGGTGATGCTGGGAGAAGGTGGCGAATCCCGATATGACACCAATATTAACTTCTTGTTAGAAGAGTATGGAATCATGGTCAATAATG aTGCTGTGGTGAGAAATGTATATTATAAGTACTTTCATCCTAAGGAAGCCTTGGTCTCCAATGGAGTTTTGAATAG GGAAatcagcagagctgcagggaAAGCAGTGCCTGGGATAATAGATGAAGACAACAGTGGAAATGACTCTCA ggctCTCACTTTTGTGTATCCATTTGGTGCCACACTGAATGTGATGAAACCAGCAGTGGCTGTTCTGTCCACAGGATCTGTCTGCTTTCCACTCAACAGACCCATTTTGGCTTTTTACCATTATAAG AACCAAGGTGGAAAGATGGCAGTGTTGGGATCTTGCCACATGTTCAGTGACCAATATTTGGATAAAGAAGAAAACAGCAAGATCATG GATGTGCTTTTCCAGTGGCTCATAACCACAGACATCCATTTAAATCAGATTGATGCAGAGGACCCTGAG ATTTCAGACTATACAATGCTTCCGGACATAGCCACGCTGTCTGAGCGACTACGAGTGTGTCTACAAGAGGGAGACGAGAACCCACGAGATTTCACAACGCTCTTTGATATGTCAATTTATCAGCTGGATACAACCTCCCTCCCTAAAGTTATCAA GTCTTATGAACAGCTAAATGTGAAACATGAACCTCTCCAGCTCATTCAGCCTCAGTTTGAGACTCCACTACCTGCACTCCAGCCAGCT GTTTTCCCACCTGCTTTCAGAGAATTACCTCCTCCCAGTCTGGACCTGTTTGACTTAGATGAAACGTTCTCCTCTGAGAAAGCTCGTCTTGCGCAGATTACAAACAAAT GTACTGAAGACGACCTGGAGTTTTATGTCAGAAAATGTGGTGATATCTTAGGGGTATCAAACAAACTCCCAAAGGAGCAGCAAGATGCCAAGCATATCTTGGAGCACATCTTCTTCCAAGTGGTGGagttcaaaaagttgaatcag GAACATGATATTGACACAAGTGAAGCTGGATTCCAGAATGGTTACTGA
- the IFT52 gene encoding intraflagellar transport protein 52 homolog isoform X4, with the protein MLGEGGESRYDTNINFLLEEYGIMVNNDAVVRNVYYKYFHPKEALVSNGVLNREISRAAGKAVPGIIDEDNSGNDSQALTFVYPFGATLNVMKPAVAVLSTGSVCFPLNRPILAFYHYKNQGGKMAVLGSCHMFSDQYLDKEENSKIMDVLFQWLITTDIHLNQIDAEDPEISDYTMLPDIATLSERLRVCLQEGDENPRDFTTLFDMSIYQLDTTSLPKVIKSYEQLNVKHEPLQLIQPQFETPLPALQPAVFPPAFRELPPPSLDLFDLDETFSSEKARLAQITNKCTEDDLEFYVRKCGDILGVSNKLPKEQQDAKHILEHIFFQVVEFKKLNQEHDIDTSEAGFQNGY; encoded by the exons ATGCTGGGAGAAGGTGGCGAATCCCGATATGACACCAATATTAACTTCTTGTTAGAAGAGTATGGAATCATGGTCAATAATG aTGCTGTGGTGAGAAATGTATATTATAAGTACTTTCATCCTAAGGAAGCCTTGGTCTCCAATGGAGTTTTGAATAG GGAAatcagcagagctgcagggaAAGCAGTGCCTGGGATAATAGATGAAGACAACAGTGGAAATGACTCTCA ggctCTCACTTTTGTGTATCCATTTGGTGCCACACTGAATGTGATGAAACCAGCAGTGGCTGTTCTGTCCACAGGATCTGTCTGCTTTCCACTCAACAGACCCATTTTGGCTTTTTACCATTATAAG AACCAAGGTGGAAAGATGGCAGTGTTGGGATCTTGCCACATGTTCAGTGACCAATATTTGGATAAAGAAGAAAACAGCAAGATCATG GATGTGCTTTTCCAGTGGCTCATAACCACAGACATCCATTTAAATCAGATTGATGCAGAGGACCCTGAG ATTTCAGACTATACAATGCTTCCGGACATAGCCACGCTGTCTGAGCGACTACGAGTGTGTCTACAAGAGGGAGACGAGAACCCACGAGATTTCACAACGCTCTTTGATATGTCAATTTATCAGCTGGATACAACCTCCCTCCCTAAAGTTATCAA GTCTTATGAACAGCTAAATGTGAAACATGAACCTCTCCAGCTCATTCAGCCTCAGTTTGAGACTCCACTACCTGCACTCCAGCCAGCT GTTTTCCCACCTGCTTTCAGAGAATTACCTCCTCCCAGTCTGGACCTGTTTGACTTAGATGAAACGTTCTCCTCTGAGAAAGCTCGTCTTGCGCAGATTACAAACAAAT GTACTGAAGACGACCTGGAGTTTTATGTCAGAAAATGTGGTGATATCTTAGGGGTATCAAACAAACTCCCAAAGGAGCAGCAAGATGCCAAGCATATCTTGGAGCACATCTTCTTCCAAGTGGTGGagttcaaaaagttgaatcag GAACATGATATTGACACAAGTGAAGCTGGATTCCAGAATGGTTACTGA
- the IFT52 gene encoding intraflagellar transport protein 52 homolog isoform X1 yields the protein MVASRRVTMETELRNTIVFNASKKEIFTVNSGYKSLQKRLRSKWKIQSLKDEITSEKLAGVKLWITAGPREKFTAAEFEVLKKYLEEGGDILVMLGEGGESRYDTNINFLLEEYGIMVNNDAVVRNVYYKYFHPKEALVSNGVLNREISRAAGKAVPGIIDEDNSGNDSQALTFVYPFGATLNVMKPAVAVLSTGSVCFPLNRPILAFYHYKNQGGKMAVLGSCHMFSDQYLDKEENSKIMDVLFQWLITTDIHLNQIDAEDPEISDYTMLPDIATLSERLRVCLQEGDENPRDFTTLFDMSIYQLDTTSLPKVIKSYEQLNVKHEPLQLIQPQFETPLPALQPAVFPPAFRELPPPSLDLFDLDETFSSEKARLAQITNKCTEDDLEFYVRKCGDILGVSNKLPKEQQDAKHILEHIFFQVVEFKKLNQEHDIDTSEAGFQNGY from the exons ATGGTGGCGAGTCGGCGG GTCACTATGGAGACAGAGCTTCGGAACACCATAGTCTTCAATGCATCCAAAAAGGAGATTTTCACTGTCAACAGTGGTTACAAGTCCTTACAGAAGAGGCTTCGTAGTAAATGGAAGATACAGAG TTTAAAAGATGAGATCACATCTGAGAAGCTAGCTGGGGTAAAATTGTGGATTACAGCAGGGCCCAGAGAGAAGTTCACTGCAGCTGAG TTTGAGGTTCTGAAGAAATATCTAGAAGAGGGTGGGGATATCCTGGTGATGCTGGGAGAAGGTGGCGAATCCCGATATGACACCAATATTAACTTCTTGTTAGAAGAGTATGGAATCATGGTCAATAATG aTGCTGTGGTGAGAAATGTATATTATAAGTACTTTCATCCTAAGGAAGCCTTGGTCTCCAATGGAGTTTTGAATAG GGAAatcagcagagctgcagggaAAGCAGTGCCTGGGATAATAGATGAAGACAACAGTGGAAATGACTCTCA ggctCTCACTTTTGTGTATCCATTTGGTGCCACACTGAATGTGATGAAACCAGCAGTGGCTGTTCTGTCCACAGGATCTGTCTGCTTTCCACTCAACAGACCCATTTTGGCTTTTTACCATTATAAG AACCAAGGTGGAAAGATGGCAGTGTTGGGATCTTGCCACATGTTCAGTGACCAATATTTGGATAAAGAAGAAAACAGCAAGATCATG GATGTGCTTTTCCAGTGGCTCATAACCACAGACATCCATTTAAATCAGATTGATGCAGAGGACCCTGAG ATTTCAGACTATACAATGCTTCCGGACATAGCCACGCTGTCTGAGCGACTACGAGTGTGTCTACAAGAGGGAGACGAGAACCCACGAGATTTCACAACGCTCTTTGATATGTCAATTTATCAGCTGGATACAACCTCCCTCCCTAAAGTTATCAA GTCTTATGAACAGCTAAATGTGAAACATGAACCTCTCCAGCTCATTCAGCCTCAGTTTGAGACTCCACTACCTGCACTCCAGCCAGCT GTTTTCCCACCTGCTTTCAGAGAATTACCTCCTCCCAGTCTGGACCTGTTTGACTTAGATGAAACGTTCTCCTCTGAGAAAGCTCGTCTTGCGCAGATTACAAACAAAT GTACTGAAGACGACCTGGAGTTTTATGTCAGAAAATGTGGTGATATCTTAGGGGTATCAAACAAACTCCCAAAGGAGCAGCAAGATGCCAAGCATATCTTGGAGCACATCTTCTTCCAAGTGGTGGagttcaaaaagttgaatcag GAACATGATATTGACACAAGTGAAGCTGGATTCCAGAATGGTTACTGA
- the IFT52 gene encoding intraflagellar transport protein 52 homolog isoform X2, whose translation METELRNTIVFNASKKEIFTVNSGYKSLQKRLRSKWKIQSLKDEITSEKLAGVKLWITAGPREKFTAAEFEVLKKYLEEGGDILVMLGEGGESRYDTNINFLLEEYGIMVNNDAVVRNVYYKYFHPKEALVSNGVLNREISRAAGKAVPGIIDEDNSGNDSQALTFVYPFGATLNVMKPAVAVLSTGSVCFPLNRPILAFYHYKNQGGKMAVLGSCHMFSDQYLDKEENSKIMDVLFQWLITTDIHLNQIDAEDPEISDYTMLPDIATLSERLRVCLQEGDENPRDFTTLFDMSIYQLDTTSLPKVIKSYEQLNVKHEPLQLIQPQFETPLPALQPAVFPPAFRELPPPSLDLFDLDETFSSEKARLAQITNKCTEDDLEFYVRKCGDILGVSNKLPKEQQDAKHILEHIFFQVVEFKKLNQEHDIDTSEAGFQNGY comes from the exons ATGGAGACAGAGCTTCGGAACACCATAGTCTTCAATGCATCCAAAAAGGAGATTTTCACTGTCAACAGTGGTTACAAGTCCTTACAGAAGAGGCTTCGTAGTAAATGGAAGATACAGAG TTTAAAAGATGAGATCACATCTGAGAAGCTAGCTGGGGTAAAATTGTGGATTACAGCAGGGCCCAGAGAGAAGTTCACTGCAGCTGAG TTTGAGGTTCTGAAGAAATATCTAGAAGAGGGTGGGGATATCCTGGTGATGCTGGGAGAAGGTGGCGAATCCCGATATGACACCAATATTAACTTCTTGTTAGAAGAGTATGGAATCATGGTCAATAATG aTGCTGTGGTGAGAAATGTATATTATAAGTACTTTCATCCTAAGGAAGCCTTGGTCTCCAATGGAGTTTTGAATAG GGAAatcagcagagctgcagggaAAGCAGTGCCTGGGATAATAGATGAAGACAACAGTGGAAATGACTCTCA ggctCTCACTTTTGTGTATCCATTTGGTGCCACACTGAATGTGATGAAACCAGCAGTGGCTGTTCTGTCCACAGGATCTGTCTGCTTTCCACTCAACAGACCCATTTTGGCTTTTTACCATTATAAG AACCAAGGTGGAAAGATGGCAGTGTTGGGATCTTGCCACATGTTCAGTGACCAATATTTGGATAAAGAAGAAAACAGCAAGATCATG GATGTGCTTTTCCAGTGGCTCATAACCACAGACATCCATTTAAATCAGATTGATGCAGAGGACCCTGAG ATTTCAGACTATACAATGCTTCCGGACATAGCCACGCTGTCTGAGCGACTACGAGTGTGTCTACAAGAGGGAGACGAGAACCCACGAGATTTCACAACGCTCTTTGATATGTCAATTTATCAGCTGGATACAACCTCCCTCCCTAAAGTTATCAA GTCTTATGAACAGCTAAATGTGAAACATGAACCTCTCCAGCTCATTCAGCCTCAGTTTGAGACTCCACTACCTGCACTCCAGCCAGCT GTTTTCCCACCTGCTTTCAGAGAATTACCTCCTCCCAGTCTGGACCTGTTTGACTTAGATGAAACGTTCTCCTCTGAGAAAGCTCGTCTTGCGCAGATTACAAACAAAT GTACTGAAGACGACCTGGAGTTTTATGTCAGAAAATGTGGTGATATCTTAGGGGTATCAAACAAACTCCCAAAGGAGCAGCAAGATGCCAAGCATATCTTGGAGCACATCTTCTTCCAAGTGGTGGagttcaaaaagttgaatcag GAACATGATATTGACACAAGTGAAGCTGGATTCCAGAATGGTTACTGA